The following nucleotide sequence is from Helicobacter ganmani.
AAGCTCGCTTAAAAATTCCTCTGAAAGGATAGAGAGGTTTGGCTTTGCAATCCCTGCGCTATCTAAAAGTTTCACTACCCCCTCACTCACAATCGCGTCATTAATAATTTGCCTAATTGCGCTTTGTGGCACAAGAGATTTTTGCTCCTCCTCTCTTTCGTATTTTTGCAAAGTCCTTTTGATGAGGTCAAAAAACGCCACATCTTTTGCGATTTTCTCCGCTTCCTCGCAAGGCAGAGCCATTGCATAGGATTTTAAAAGCCTTGTTGTATTATCCAAAAATCGCTTTTTGCCATTTTCTTGGGCTAGGATACATTCTAAAACTTGGGCGATAAACGCAAGCTTTTCTTGTGTGTTAAGCGTAAAATACTGCAAATAGTTGATTCCTTGTAGCATTTGCGCGGTGATTTCATAGTTTTCTTGCATTTTTTCTATAATTTTTGTCTTTTCTTGTATAAACGCGCCCTTGCCTCCGCTTTGAGTGTAAAATTCTAGTGCATTTTTTAGTTCATTGGCAATTCCTAAATAATCCACCACTAGCCCCGCCGGTTTGTCTTTATACACGAGATTTACCCTCGCTATGGCTTGCATAAGGTTATGTCCGCTTAGGAATTTATCCATATAAAGCGTATGTAGGGGTGGCACATCAAAGCCTGTGAGCCACATATCGCACACAATAACCATTTGTAGCTCATCATCAATGCTTTTAAGCCTTTTAGCGATTTCGCTTCTTTGCGCCTTGCTCGTGTGGTGTTTGCTTATTTTTTCTCCATCATCGCTCTTTGCGGTGATAATCACTTTGATTTTACCCTTTGTGGAATCCTCATTATGCCACGAGGGATTTAAATGCACGATTTGCTCATATAAAGACACTGCGATTTCTCGGCTCATACAAACAATCATCGCCTTGCCTTGCAAAATCTTCTGTCGCTGTGTAAAATGCTCTAAAATATCCTTTGCGATAGTTTGTAGTCTATCCTTTGCCCCGACAATCTCGCATAATCTTGTGGCTTTGGCGTTGATTTTCTCTTGCTCCTCACTTTTGCTTAGTTTAGAATCTAGCGCGCTTAAAATCTCTTGTCCCTCTGCGCTTAAAGCAATTTTAGCTAACCTGCTTTCATAATAAATTGGCAAAGTCGCCTTATCCTCTACCGCTCTTGCAATATCATAAATATCAATGTATTCTCCAAAAACGCGCCTTGTGTCCGCGTCTGCCTTTTCTATCGGCGTGCCGCTAAAGCCTAGATAAGTGGCATTTGGTAGCGCGTCTCGCAAATATTTTGCATAGCCATAGCGGAGTTGCGCCTCCTCATCAAGTCGCGCTTCAAAGCCATATTGGCTTCTGTGGGCTTCATCACATAGCACGAGGATATTTTCTCTTTTACTTAAGCATTCAAAGCTTTCTTTTTCGCTTCTAAATTTTTGAATCGTGCTAAAGACAATGCCTCCACTTGCCCTTTTAAGCTTTGCTTTTAAGTCCTGTGTGCTCGTTGCGAGTATCGGCTCTGTGCGTAAAAGCTCCTTTGCTCTAGCAAAAGTGCCAAAAAGCTGCTCGTCAAGGTCGTTTCTATCGGTGATGAGTAAAAGCGTGGGGTTGGCAAAGCTTATAATCGCCTTTGCACTAAAAAACACCATTGTGAGACTTTTGCCACTCCCTTGCGTGTGCCAGAGCACCCCGCCTCTTTTGTCTCCATTCATTGCGCTTCTAGCAGATTCTATTGCCTTTTGCACCGCATAGTATTGATGATAAGCAGCGATTTTTTTGTTGATTTGTGTCGTGGATAAGCCTGCTTTATCATAAAAAGTCTCTTTTTCAAAGAGGATAAAAAAGCGCGTAAATTCCAAAAGATTGTGAGGCTTTAATACATCAGGTATTTGGGGCATTTGCGTATCGGTTTTATCCTCGTCTTTCCACACCATAAAGCGTGTGAAGTCCGCACTCAAGCTCCCCACCTTGCTATTTAGCCCATCACTTACCATACATAGCGCATTGGAGATAAAAAGCATAGGAATCTGCGCCTTGTAAGTTTGAATCTGATGATAGGCGTTTTGCAAGGTAGCATTTGGATTTAGGGGATTTTTAAGCTCACACACCACTAAGGGTAAGCCATTGATAAAGAGCACAACATCAGGGCGTTTGGGCATTTTAGATTCAAAATAGAGTTGATTAGCGCACAAAAAGTGATTGTTTTGCGGGTTTTCAAAATCTAGCACTTGCAAGAGAATGCCTCGCATTTCACCATCAAGTAGCACTTCAAGCGGGATACCCTGCGTAAGATAAGCGTGGCATTTCGCATTTGCTTCTAAAAGCTCCTCATTTTCAAGGGCTTTAAGTCTAGCCAATGCCTCGCTTATAAGCTGCTCTTGGATTTTATAACTTAGGTTAAGATTGCAAGGTTTGGAATCCGCAAAGTTAATCCTCCGCACCGCCTCTTTAAATGTGCCCTCAAGTATCCACTCCTCGCTTTTGCGCTCTAATTCCTTGCCGCTTTTGTAGTCATATCCTGCGTTTTCTAAATGTTGCAGGAGCAAGGATTCTATGGTCGCTTCGTTGAGGGTATCAGTTTGCATATTATGTCCTTAATTGCAAAATCTTAACTTATTTTTTATCCTTTGATTTTGCAATTAGTATTTGATTTTGTCTTGATAAACTAATTTTTAAATTTTGGCATACCGATTGTTTTAAGTTGTATTTTACATCAAATTTATATAAGTGTTCAAGAACAAAAATTCTCAATAATTCTTTCGCAACAGAATTATTATCTTTATCAAACTCTTCATATTTCTTAATAAGTTTGTCCTTATGCAAACCATTAGAAAACTCTAATTTGACAGCATTCTTAATAATTGAATTAGCATTATTATCATCTAAGTTATTTATTTCATCAAATAAATATTCTGATGAAATGCTAGTAGAAATTTTCTTTGTAAATCCAAAGCACATCATAACAACAAAATTAAAGATTATTCGCTTAGCGTTTTGTTCTCTTGTATAATTTTGACCATTATCTGTTTTTTTATTTAATTCATCTATTTCTTTTATTAAAGAATCTTGATATTCATTAATTTGTTGAATAAAAAAATTTAGGTTACTCAAACCTAAATTAATTACCTCATTTAGAAGCGTCATTTTTTCATTTTTTGGGAGAGAACCGTAATAATTTTTTGCAATTTGACCTATTATTTCCATTAATTTCATTGATAGATTCGTTTTGCCAAAAATATCTAAATCAATAACTTCTTCATCGTATCGCACTATTTCTTGATTGTCTTTTATGCTTGGTATTTTATTATCAATTTCATCTTTATATTCTAACTCTTTTTTTCTATATTCTTCTGGTTTAGTATCTTCTTTAATGGCTATCTCTAAATCTTTATCAATAAGTTTATTAATATTTTCTAGCTCTTTTGTTGAAAAGTTGATTGCTGAAATTCCTTGAAAAAGATTTTTAGCCTTATTAAGTATTTGCTCTATAATAGATTCTGCTCTAGCTTTAGAATGATGAATAAAAAAGATAATAATATTGGCAAATTCAATCCTATATAGTCTCTCAATAATCATATTAATCTGATTTTGTATTTCTTCAGTTTTACTTCGCTTTTCTGAATTATCTGACAAATATTTGGCTACATAAAAATAATAAATATAATTTTGCCCAAATGAATACACTTCGCAAATATTCTTAATCAACCTAGCTTTAATTAACTTCTCATACACTTCTTGAAAATTTCTTTTATGGTATTCTTTGCAGTATTTTTCGTGGATATTTTCAAGCTCAAACTTATCAATTTCTCTTACCCCTCTAATAAAAAATTCGTAAGCTATAAACGATAAATATGTATGATAAAAATCTAATTCTTCAGGCTTAATACCTGCCCCACCCATTGCCTCATTAATAAGGTAATTATAAAATTCTGCATAAGCACTTCCGCTTAAATTATGACTTGTGCCAGATTCAATTTGTTGTAACAAAACAACAATATAAAGAGGGTAAGTAGGTATAAATTTTGTCCCTATTAGAGTATCTATTACTTTGGTAATTTTATCTTTTTTGTCAAATAATTCATTATCGCTTATGGTTTCTTTTACTCCAATGTTAAGCCATTTTTCTATTATAGTATCTCTTAGTTTATAGCCATATTCTTTAATTTTATAAAGTTTAAAATTATCCAACTCATCTTTTATTTCTCTTTTTGTCAAAATTTCCATTTCTACTGAATCATCGGAGAATATTAAAATATTTTCAAAATGATTAGATAACATTTTAAAGAAAGGAGGCTTGTATTCTCTTTTTTTAATACCTAAATCCTCTAAATCATCAATAAGTAAAACAATAGAATCTTTTTTATTTTTAATTAGAGTATTGAGTTCATTATATTCCCCATACTGATTTTTAAAATATTTAATTAATAAATTTTCAAATTTATCATATTCGCCTGTTTTAATATCTTTAGCGTTGATACAAATTGGAATTAAACCATTTTCATTAAACTTTATTTGATACATTCTAAGCAAAGCAGTTTTACCTGATACTTCCTCGCCAAATATGATACACTTTTTATAATCTCCAAGTGTTAAAATTCTTTCTGAACTTATAACAGAAACTTTATCATCATTAATATCTTGTAAATTCTGCAAATCCTGATAGCAAAAAATATCACTTAATGTAAGTTCGTTTTTGTTTGGGTGCGTTAGCTTGATTCCTATATCATTAATGCTTTTAAAATAATTACTACCTAATTTAAAATCAGTTATAACACTGCTTGAATTATAGGCATTAGTGCTTTCCAAAATAAAATTAAAATTGAGATTAGAAAAACTAGAATCAAGATTTTGTAGATTTTCTAACAAATCTTTTTCCTCAACTAACTCTCCATTATTTGCATAAGCAACAAAAATATTTTTGGGTTTGCCTCCTTGTTTATGCTCAAAAGCCCAAAAATATCCATATTCAGTAATTAATAGGTAATGGTTGCCTATTGGATTCACTGATTTTATTCTTTCTCTAATTTTTTCTTTTGGTATATCGGGATTACAAATCAATCCATTTTTTTGGAGTGCGCTCAAAAATTCTTTTGGAGTATAAAAAATATAATGTTTAGATTTGTTTTCATCGGCTTGTATTTTTTCTTTTAACCCTTTAGCATCTTTTCCGAGTTCTGATAGAGCAATTAACCAAACCTCATTATAGTTTTCTATATCTCTAATTCCGACAATGTTTTTAATTACATCAGCTTGGATTCTATTGTTCTCTTGGTAAGCCTTACATTCTACATAGATTTGTTTTGATAAATTTGCATTTGCTTTGCACAACAAATCAAGCTCCATTCCTGTTTTTCTAACTTCTGTTTCAACACTATAATCAAGTCTTTCTAAAAACTCCTTTGCTATTTTTTCAAGCAAATCCCCACGATTTTTTTGATTTTTGTCATTCTTGTTGATACACACCTGAATCATTTTCACACCTCCATTTCACCGCTTAAGAGTTTCGGTAGCATTATATCACGCAGAGATTCTAGATTTTGAATCTGCTTAGAATTATTGTAGATTTTATCAAAAAATCCTTTAGCTTGAATCTGAAAATTATGAAATGTTGCTTTATCGGGTAAAAGCAAAGTATATCTTTTTATTTTCTCTACATTAAGATTTTGTTGCGCTGAACCCGAAGCCAATAAATTTAAATTCTCTCTTTCATTTTTTAAAAAGCAAAAAACAAATTCTTTGCTACACTTTGTCTCATCTATTATTAATCCACAAGCCGCTTGATTAAACGCAGAATCTTGAGTTAAAATTCCAAGTCTCCCAACGGTGGGTGCTGCATATATTGCTATGATAATAGTATCCTTAGGAAAAAGTTTTGCCGATGAATTTTCAAGTCCATCTTCTGTAATTGTTTGAATACTATCAAATAGAAAATTATCGTCAAGCTCCTTTGTAGAATACCAATTAATTTTGCCAGAATAATATTCCTTTATTCTTGTAGATGGCGTTCCTCCTGAAGCTATTTTTAGGCAAATATCATTTAAAGTTACTTCCTCCCACGCGTTGCGTTTAGGATTGTCTATAAAGGTATGGCGGAAGAGAGTGAGGCTTAAGGATTCTAAAGTTTTGTTTTGGCGATGGAGCAAATCTATCTTATCGTCCAAACTACTTAGAATCTCCGCGATTTTATGCTGTGTCTCAAGTGGCGGTAAAGGGATTGTGAGGTTAGATAAATCTTTAATGGGTAATTGAGGTTGTGCCGAACCAGATACAAAATTATCAATGTATTTTTTACTATTCAGCATTGCATACAACAAAAAAGTAGAATTTACTTCCATAATATCAGGTCGTAGTATAACCATACCCGAATTTATGCGTATATTTTTATAGTCAATATTTTCTCTATAAAGTGCTATATTACCGATTGTTCCTCTTGTTGTTAAAACAATATCATCAATTTGCAATTTTCCTTTCCTAAGGATTTCATCTTTTTCTTTATTTATAAATTGACATTCTGTAAAATCAAATTTTGCATTAAGAACATTTTTTGTGCTTAAGAATAGGCAATAACCATTATCAAAAAGTTCATTTTGTTTGGGGTAATTTTTACCTCTATCACCATCTATAATTTGAAGTGGTGCTTCCCCCAACTTCACCCTTTGCCATTGCTCTTTATGGAGGGATTCAAAGAAAGCAGAATGAAATGGCGCGGTTGCAGTCGTGTGTTCTTTGTGGTTGTGAGTTGTTGCGCCCATTGTTGCATTTTTGGTTGGAATGTTTTTATTCATTGTTTGCCTTTGTGAGATTCTATGCTTTGCTTATACTTTGAGAGATTGACTTAAAACACTTCACTATGAGAGCCAACATTAATTGCCTTTAGAATGAGTAAATCTTCTATTTTGTCATATATCAAAACTAAATTTGGTTTAATATGACATTCCCTTAAGCCTTTTAAACTGCCTTTTAATTTGTGGTCTTTGTATTTTGGCTCTAAAGTTTCATCATTTGCAAGGCGGTTTAAGAGATTTTCAACAAGGCTTAATCCTCTTTGTTAAGTTTTTTTACTGCGTTTTTATATTGTTTTGAATAAGCGATTTTATATTTCATTCAAAATATCTTTGTGCATTTTTTTAGCATTTGAATAGGTTTTTAATTTGCCTTGTTTGTAGAGTTTATCCATTTCCTCACTCTCTTTTTCCATTTGGGCAATAGCTTCTGCTCTTGATTTTTGTGTTCTTATCTTTGCCTTAATTCCCTTAGCCAACCCCTTAAAAGCTGGCAAAAACTCTTCTTTGACATTTTCAATGATAAGTGTCATTGTGTATCCTTTGGCTTGAAGTTTTTTAATTATAGCAAATTTTATAATCTTTATTTTATTTCACTTGCATTAAGTTTTTCCTTTTTTGCTAAATCCTCAATGCCAATAAAAGAGTGCCACTAAGTAGTCGCTTCTCTACTTCTTGCGCACTTTTATAATCCTCCAAATCCTCTAAATAATTTGCCAATGCCTTTGTGATAATCGCTTCTATTGGCTGTTTCGTATTCTCTTGTGCGAGATGAAGCAAGTTTTGTGCTTCTTTGGATAAGGTGATATTCATTATTTTTCCTTTGCTTCCTTTATTTATCTTCTAGGCATTATAGCAGATTGCGATGAAACTTTTACATAAGATTCTTTGTTCGTTGAGATTTCAGAATGATAAAAGGAGGTTCAAAGTGGCATCTGATTTTTGAAATTACGCAATCTTAAGCACTTTTTATATGAAATTGAAGCATAGATTCTATGCTCAAATGATAGTCCAAACTCGCCCATTCTATGCCTGTTTTATCACAAATAAATTCATAGGCATTAAGCTCCTCAAGGTTTGCTTTTTGCAGTGGTGCATACCATTTAAGCGGTGTGAGGATAATGCGCCCATCTTCAAGCTCTACACTCAAATATTCTCCTTGCACACAGACTTTTTTACCCTTTAAAGTAGTCATTCCAGCTCCTTATAAATTCTAATTTGTGCTCTTTGATAACTTCTAAGACAAATTTTAAATCTTTTGGCTTGAAAGTGTTTTTTAAAACACTCAAAGTCTCTAAATCTACCTTTGCAAAGCACTCATCTTTTAAAATATGGATATGCTTCGGCTCGTGCTCATTAGCATAAAAGAAAAATTTAAATCCCCTAAGCGTCAATAAAGTTGGCATTATGGAATCCCTTTGTGATTATAGCATTCTTTCAAAATAATTATACTATAATCCTTGCAATTCAGAGAGCTTACCGCGATGAATCGTGGGTGCTTGTTGGCTTAGCTGATGAGAGGTTACTCTGAATTTTGTATTTTTATGCTTTTTGCGATTCTTATCACTCTATAATCTTCTACTCTTTCATTTTTCTATCAACGCAAGGTTGGCTAGAATCCTTTTATTTAACGCCTCTTCCTCTTGCATTTGAGATTGCAACTTCTCTTTTAAGTGTGTAAATTCTGTCTCAAAGTCAAAATCTTCCTCACTTTCTTCTAAGCCTACAAATCTACCCGGTGTCAAAGTGTAGCCGAGTGCGGCGACTTCTTGTAGGGAAGCGGATTTGCAAAAGCCCTTGATGTCTTCGTAGTCTTTTGCCGCTCTCCAATTATGGTAGGTTTGGCTGATTTTTTGTATTTCATCGCTTGTTAGAATACGATTTTTGCGATTAATCAACTCGCCACAATTTCTTGCGTCTATAAAAAGGATTTCTTTATTTGTCTTGGAGCGGCGCATAAACCACAGACAAGCGGGGATTTGCGTGTTTAAGAAAAGCTTAGCGGGGAGATTGACAATACAATCAATGAGATTAGATTCTATCAAGTTTTTGCGTATCTCGCCCTCTGTCGCTGTGTTGCTTGTGAGGCTGCCTTTGGCAAGGACAAATCCTGCCACGCCTTTAGGGGCAAGATGATAGAGGAAGTGTTGAATCCACGCATAGTTTGCGTTTGTAGTAGGGGGAGTGCCAAACTTCCAACGTCCATCAAGCTTTAAGAGTTCGCCACTATAATCCGAATCGTTAAAAGGCGGGTTGGCGATGACAAAATCCGCTTTTAAGTCCTTATGCGCGTCATTTAAGAAGCTACCCTCGCTATTCCATTTAACTTGTGAGGAGTCAATTTGTCTTATGGCAAGATTCATCTTCGCTAGTCGCCAAGTCGTTTGGTTGCTCTCTTGTCCATAAATAGAAATATCATCAATGCTGCCTTGATGGCTTTGCACGAAAAGTTCGCTTTGCACAAACATTCCCCCACTGCCACAACAGGGGTCAAATACGCGTCCTTTGTAAGGCTCTAGCATTGCAATAAGAAGCTCTACAACGCTTTTTGGTGTGTAAAACTGCCCGCCCTTTTTGCCCTCACTTAGCGCAAACTCACCTAAGAAATATTCAAAAATATGCCCTAAAATATCGCTACTTTGGGTGGAATCTCCTTGCAAAGAGAGATTAGAGAGCAAGTCAATCAACCCACCTAAACAAATAGAATCTAGATTTTCTTTGGCATAGACTTTAGGTAAAACGCCTTTAAGGCTTGGGTTTTCTTGCTCTATGGTTTGCATTGCATTATCTAAAAGGCTGCCGATATTGCTTTGTTTGGCGTTTTCCATAATGTAGCCCCACCGCGCCTTTGTCGGCACGAAAAACGCATTGTAGGCAAGGTATTCGTCTTTATCCTCCGTATCTCCGCCCTCATTTTGCACTCTTTCAAAAGTAGCTTGAAAGCTATCGGAGATGTATTTTAAGAAAACTAAGCCCAAAACGATATGCTTATACTCGGCGGCGTCAATGTTTTTGCGGAGTTTATCGGCGGATTTAAAAAGTGTTTGCGCTAAGGTTTGGTGCGTCATAAGAGTCTCTTTGTTGTGGGATTTTTTGGTAATATTTTACCAATTTTTTTGGCACAATTTTACCTTAAATAGAATGCACTCTCCAATAAAAAGGCTCAACTCTCCTTAAGGATTAATCATTTTTGCTTTTGTAATAGCAACCGCAACTTTGGCAGATTGTATTTTGCATTAAGAATCCTGTGTCATATACTCTGCGAGGAAGTTAAAAAACTCTTTGGAGACTTCAAAATGCCCAAAACGCAGTTTGCTTGCGTAAGCTTTCCATTCTGGGTGCGGCTTTGCCGTGGCAGAGTTGGCAAAATCCCCCTGCTTGTCCTATTTGAATATGATTTTTTGATGCTATGCCGATGAAGTAGCGCATTGGAGTCCTTATTTAATCATTTTGTTGCTTTTCTAACGCTTGTCTAATCAATCCTAAACAATAAGGCAATTTTTCCATACCATCTAAAATGACTTCCACTTTTCCATTACCCCAAATTCCTATATTTGTAACATCTCTTGCTAATTCTTTGGGGTCATTTAATTCATCAAGGTAGATATTAATGCTTAACTTTAAGCGATTTTGCTGTGGGATAATATCCACAAAATTAGTATCAAACTTATAAGCAATGTATTGTTTTAAAATTTCTTCTTCTACATTTTCATCAAGTGCCAAAATTTCTTTTCTTAAAATCTCAAATAATTCTTTACTCTTACCGCTTTGCAAATGCTTATGATTGTCCAAAGTAAAAGTATGTTGTTCTTTTTTGGGTTTATAATTTTCTAAATTTTCTTTATCAATTTTGGGATATGCCCAAATTTTTAAAGCATCTTTAGCCAATTCTTTCACTCTTTGCTTAATGCTTGTTTCATTCCAAGACTCTATATTTTTTAAGCCATTATTCAATCTTAAAGGACTTTCTTTAAAACCACCTTTCATACTTTGTTTTTCTCTAAAAGACTTATTAGAATATTCGGAGTTATAGCCTGTAAATGTGAGGTTACCTAAAGTATGCAAATATTTTTCGTGGATTTCTCGCCAATTTTCACCTAATTCGTTTTGCCACTCTATGCTATTATCAATATTTTGTGGCATAATGTGTTCAATGGTGTATTCATTAATGCTTGTTTTTTCTTTTCTATCAAAATTTTCTAGTTTGTCAAGTAAATAGATTTTCTTTTTGTTGTGATAGATGTCTTTTTCGCTAAGTGCTTCATTAAAACTTTTATCATTCGGAAAAACTGCATTGCCTTTTTGGAGATTAAAATATGCCTTAACGCCCTCAAGGTATCGTTCTTTTGTGATATTTTTCATAAAAGATGCAAAAACTTTATTCAAGGCATTCGTAGGGATTCCACAAACTGCCCTTCTTAATATATAGCTTTCTATTAGTTTTAAGATTTCTAAAAAATCATTCTTGCTTAAAACATTTTCCTTATAATCTCTATAAAGCTCAAGCAAAAATGGATACGCTACTTCACAATCTAATGCTTTAAGGTTTTCAAATATTGCAAAAAGTTCTTTATCCCCCTCTTTTTTAAAAGCCATAGCACAATAAAAATGTGCATATCTTTGCAAATCAACCAATAAATCCTGCGTATTGATATTTTTATTTTGCTTATATTCCTTGAAAGATTCGTAAATCTTATCTAAGTTTGGAATTTTGCCCTCATTTTTTATGGTAAGATAATGCCTTACAAAATAATCAAAACTTTGTTTTTCTTGTTTGTCTTTATTAAAATTTTCCCCAAATTCAATCTCCATAATGCGCCAATATTTTTCATAAAATCCATTTTGTTTCTCTGGGGGTAAATCCATTAAAACATAGTTGCGTATTAAGTCTGCTTGCGATAAATCTTTGCCTGTGGAATTCATACTTTCAAAAATTAGCTGTGGGTCGTCTTTGCCTCGCTCTAGCGATACATCAATAATTAAAAGCTTGTTAATGCCTTTGCAAATAGTTTCTAGTTTCTCTTTGTTTTGTTCCAATTTCTTTTTGAAAAATTCAAAATTATCTTTGATTTTATTTGAAATTTGTGCAGGTTGTGCTTTATCTTTATCTATCAATGAAATAAGCGTGTCTTTATCGTTTTGTGTGAGGATAAGCTTGTATTTTTCTTCATTTTTACCATATTGATTAATGAGATAATAATCTCTAATTTCAGCTTGTGAAAATCCTCCAATCTCATCATTTGTAATTTCTCTTAAAGCCTCTAAAAGCAGTGTTAAAGTAGTTAATCTCTGCTGCCCATCTATGACTAAAAGTTTATTAATTGAGCTTTGATGATAAATATCATCTTTGATATACACAATAGAGCCTATAAAATGAGCCTTTATTTTCTCATTTGTGCTAATTTTTTCAATATCTTGCCATAATTTCTCACAATGTTCTTTGTCCCAACTATAAGTTCTCTGATATGGAGGAATAATAAATTGTGTTTTTTGAACATTTAAGAATGTCAAAAATTCTACAGCTTCTGCTTTCATTCCCTCTCCTTTTAATGATTATTTCCAAACCCATATTTTATCAAAAAAAACAAAATTGCAAGGCAATGAATAGAATATTGAATGAAGAATAAGCACAAAATCTTTGATTATTATCAATAGGTTATAATTTGCAAGGCAGTTATTGGAGGTATGAGATGAAATCTTTGGTTGAAAATATTGATAAACTTCACACCACGCAAAGAGGAGTAGCGCGGATAAAGAGGAATTTAGAACTTAAAAGCGATGATATTCTCTCTTGGTGCAAAAAGCAGATTCTAAGTAAGGACGCTACTTTGGAAAAAAGAGGCAAAAACCTTTATGTGCATTTGCCTCATTGTAAGCTAACAATCCATTCCACAAGCTATACAATCATTACGGCTTATAAGAAAAACTAAGCCTTTTTTAAGCTCCTCACACGCTTTTTTATACATTTACTTGCCCAATCATAATGGCTTGAAGTCGCACTCACACAATAGCTCCCAAGGCTTGTGTTGCCGCACCATTTATAATACTTTTTGATAAAAAGCTCCTGTGGCGGGAGGCTCTCTATCAGCTCCATACATTCTATGTGGCTTTTTTCTAACATTGCCTTTGCGTTCTCTAATGGCGTGCTTTGGTGCTTTTGCCAAATCTCCCTATTCATCGCGGGATAGGTTTTGAAATTATAAGGCGCAGGGAGAAAAGGCACAAAATCACTCGTCCTCTCAAGGTTTGTGCGCACAAAGCGAAGCAAAAGTATCTGCCATTCATACAAATGCACCAGCACATCGCGCAAAGTCT
It contains:
- a CDS encoding EVE domain-containing protein codes for the protein MRYFIGIASKNHIQIGQAGGFCQLCHGKAAPRMESLRKQTAFWAF
- a CDS encoding DUF3781 domain-containing protein, translating into MKSLVENIDKLHTTQRGVARIKRNLELKSDDILSWCKKQILSKDATLEKRGKNLYVHLPHCKLTIHSTSYTIITAYKKN
- a CDS encoding DUF262 and DUF1524 domain-containing protein, which translates into the protein MKAEAVEFLTFLNVQKTQFIIPPYQRTYSWDKEHCEKLWQDIEKISTNEKIKAHFIGSIVYIKDDIYHQSSINKLLVIDGQQRLTTLTLLLEALREITNDEIGGFSQAEIRDYYLINQYGKNEEKYKLILTQNDKDTLISLIDKDKAQPAQISNKIKDNFEFFKKKLEQNKEKLETICKGINKLLIIDVSLERGKDDPQLIFESMNSTGKDLSQADLIRNYVLMDLPPEKQNGFYEKYWRIMEIEFGENFNKDKQEKQSFDYFVRHYLTIKNEGKIPNLDKIYESFKEYKQNKNINTQDLLVDLQRYAHFYCAMAFKKEGDKELFAIFENLKALDCEVAYPFLLELYRDYKENVLSKNDFLEILKLIESYILRRAVCGIPTNALNKVFASFMKNITKERYLEGVKAYFNLQKGNAVFPNDKSFNEALSEKDIYHNKKKIYLLDKLENFDRKEKTSINEYTIEHIMPQNIDNSIEWQNELGENWREIHEKYLHTLGNLTFTGYNSEYSNKSFREKQSMKGGFKESPLRLNNGLKNIESWNETSIKQRVKELAKDALKIWAYPKIDKENLENYKPKKEQHTFTLDNHKHLQSGKSKELFEILRKEILALDENVEEEILKQYIAYKFDTNFVDIIPQQNRLKLSINIYLDELNDPKELARDVTNIGIWGNGKVEVILDGMEKLPYCLGLIRQALEKQQND
- a CDS encoding ClbS/DfsB family four-helix bundle protein, producing the protein MPRPTNKSDLLALSQKNYESLLALIEQIPLEQQSTPFEYNERDKTLRDVLVHLYEWQILLLRFVRTNLERTSDFVPFLPAPYNFKTYPAMNREIWQKHQSTPLENAKAMLEKSHIECMELIESLPPQELFIKKYYKWCGNTSLGSYCVSATSSHYDWASKCIKKRVRSLKKA
- a CDS encoding type I restriction-modification system subunit M is translated as MTHQTLAQTLFKSADKLRKNIDAAEYKHIVLGLVFLKYISDSFQATFERVQNEGGDTEDKDEYLAYNAFFVPTKARWGYIMENAKQSNIGSLLDNAMQTIEQENPSLKGVLPKVYAKENLDSICLGGLIDLLSNLSLQGDSTQSSDILGHIFEYFLGEFALSEGKKGGQFYTPKSVVELLIAMLEPYKGRVFDPCCGSGGMFVQSELFVQSHQGSIDDISIYGQESNQTTWRLAKMNLAIRQIDSSQVKWNSEGSFLNDAHKDLKADFVIANPPFNDSDYSGELLKLDGRWKFGTPPTTNANYAWIQHFLYHLAPKGVAGFVLAKGSLTSNTATEGEIRKNLIESNLIDCIVNLPAKLFLNTQIPACLWFMRRSKTNKEILFIDARNCGELINRKNRILTSDEIQKISQTYHNWRAAKDYEDIKGFCKSASLQEVAALGYTLTPGRFVGLEESEEDFDFETEFTHLKEKLQSQMQEEEALNKRILANLALIEK